In Bacillaceae bacterium S4-13-56, the following proteins share a genomic window:
- a CDS encoding reverse transcriptase domain-containing protein, whose amino-acid sequence DIDLERFFDTVNHDRLMNLVSRTVDDGDVISLIRKFLVSGVQIDEEYKETVIGTPQGGNLSPLLSNIMLNELDRELENRGLRFVRYADDCIIMVKSEMAANRV is encoded by the coding sequence TGATATAGACCTAGAACGTTTCTTCGACACGGTCAATCATGACAGGCTAATGAATCTTGTATCAAGAACTGTGGACGACGGGGACGTTATCTCACTCATTCGTAAATTCTTAGTAAGTGGAGTACAAATTGATGAAGAATATAAAGAAACCGTCATCGGAACTCCGCAAGGAGGAAACTTATCGCCATTACTAAGTAATATTATGCTTAACGAATTGGACAGAGAGCTCGAAAACCGAGGGCTTCGCTTCGTTAGATATGCGGACGACTGTATTATTATGGTCAAAAGTGAAATGGCAGCTAACCGTGTAA